Within Fibrobacterota bacterium, the genomic segment GGCCCTGCACGGCGGCGTCCCCATCGGGAAAACCTTTCCGGGGCAGGAAGCCGAGGTGCTTCGCGAAGACGGAAGCCTATGCGGATCCGGGGAGATCGGTAGCCTGTGGCTGGCGGGCGATCAAGTGGCCGAAGGCTACGTGGGCGACGAGGCCAAGACCGCGGAGCGTTTCCAGGCCCGCGGCGGGAAGATCTGGTATCGCACGGGGGACCTTGTCGCGCGGGATGACGAGGGTTATCTGCATTACCTGGGCCGCGAGGATTTCCAGGTCAAGGTGATGGGCTACCGCATCGAGTTGGGGGAAATCGAACATGCCCTCCTGGCCGCATCCGGGGCGGCCATCGCCCTCGCCGATGTCGCGCCTTTGCGCAACGGTTTGGAGGAAATCTACGGGGTGCTCCCGGCGGCATGCGCCCCCCGTCGGAAGGCCATCCTGGCGGGCCTGAAGGAGCGGTTACCAGCTTATATGGTCCCGCGCCGCGTCTTCTTCCGCGACGATATCCCCGTGAATTCCAACGGCAAGATGGATCGGCAGGCCCTTAAGGCCGTTCTCCTGGCCGAAGCCGCGGCTGCCGCCGATACGATACCGGCGCCAGCTTAACCGGGTCCGGCGCTCAAAGGAATTCCCGCAACCGGCGAGCGCGTATGGGATGGCGCAATCGCTCAAGCGCCTTGTCCTTGATCTGGCGCACCCTTTCGCGCGACAGGTTGAAGCGGGCGCCGATTTCTTCCAGGGTCTGTTCCGAGCCTTTGCCGATGCCGAAGAAAAGCTTAAGGATGGCTTCTTCGCGTTGGTCGAGGGTTCCCAGTACGCTACGGATTTCGCGGTTCGCCGACTCTTCTTCCAACCCGCGTTCGGCGCTATAAGCCCCGTAATCGGCCAACCACGGCTCGGATTTGCCGGCGTCGCCGTGCGGGGATTCGAGGGACAAGGGTTGGACCCCTAAGGAATGGTATTCGGCCAAATCGGATTCGTCCACGGAGAGGCGTTCCGCGACTTCGGCCAAGTGCACGGCCCTTCCCAACTCCTGCTCAAGGCGCGCCGCGGTCCGCGTCATGCGTTGGAAGGCCCCGAAACGGCTTAAGGGAATCGGGATGGTGCGCGATTTCTCCGCCAAGGATTGCAGAATCGCCTGGCGGACCCACCAGACCGCATAGGAGATGAACTTGCAATTCTGGCGCTCGTCGAACCGCTCCGCCGCCCGGATCAATCCCAGATTGCCTTCGTTGATGAGGTCCGTCATCGGCAATCCATAATGGCGATAATTGCGGCAGACCGAAACCACGAACTTGAGATTGGCGGTGACCAGATCGGTCAAGGCTTGCGGTTCGCCGGCGCGGATGCGCCGCGCCAAGGCAGCCTCTTCCGCCAGGTTCAAGGTCCGCGTTTTACCGATTTCCCTGAGATAGAGCGTCAATCCGGTTTCCTGCCCTAGGAAACGGAGACGGGGCTCGGTCCCTGATCGCCTGGGCTTGATCGCCTCTGCGCTGGGTTTTTCCATAAGCCATCCGATTGTTTGGGTTTATCGGGTCACCCTGATCCGAGACTTTAAAATGGACATCGGCATCGGAATGATCAAGAGGAATCGCGATGCGGCGCGGAAGGGGAAATGCGATGCAGCGCGGGCTTGACAAGCATTAATCCCCGACAGTTCCCGGAATTCAAGCGACGTGAGTTACGTAACGGTCGGTATTTTTAATCCAGCAGGATCAGGCGCGACTCGGTTCGGCCTTGCCAGCGCACCCAAACGAGATACATCCCCGGAACAATGCCTTGCGTAACCAAGCGCAAGTCGGCTCCGGTTTTGCTTTCGCCCAACGCGACCACGGCGCCGTGGAGATCGGTGATTCTCGCCAGGTAATCGCCCGCATGCGAGATGACCAGAACGCCGCCCGCGTACCGCAAAGCGAACCTTCCCTCCGTCCGGCCGCCGGACCCTTGCCTACGCGGATCCCGGACCGCATCCGTCGAGGCGGCGAGCTTCCCGAAAGAATCCATCGGGAAATTCTTGAATCCGATCGCCAGGCATGGGGAGCCGGCCTTGACCGAATAGTCCCCCTTGGGCTCGTAGCCGGTCCATTGCTTGTTCACGTCGCTGAATTGGGCGTCCGCGAAGACCGAATGCACGTCCAGGCCAGCCGTGGTCCATTGCGGGAAGGTGTAATTCCCGTCGCTGCTGGTGATATGGCCGTTGGCGGCGATGCAGTTCGAATCGATGATCTTCACGCTACCCCGTACGCTCTGGGGCGTATTGGCGCCGGTCGCATAGAAGCCGATGTTGTACGGCGTCGTGGAAGTGAAAATATTATGGGTCATCACGTCCTGGGATCCCGTCCAGATACCGTGCATCTGCACAACAGCCTGCCCCACCAGGATGTTGTTGGTGTAGATGTTGTAACGATGCCATTGCATCTTGAGGCCGCCGCCGAAGAGCAGGTTGTTGTATTGCAGGTAATTGGATGATTGATCGTCCAGGTCGATGCCGTAATTGCCCGCCTTGGTCTCGAAGCGGTTGTCATGGATGACGGTTTGCTTCCAGGCGTCCAGGGTGGTGGCGGAAGTGTCGTCCTGGAAGGTGAGGTTGCGATCGCGCCCCCAGGAATTGAAGGGGCCGTGATCGGAGGTCTCCAGCACCGAATTGTAAATCCAGTTATGCGCGATCTCATGTCCGCCGAAGCATCCGGTATTGATGTTGATGCCCGCGCGCGGGCAATCGTGGATGGTATTGTGGCGAACGGAATCCTCTTCGGTGATGCCTAGATTCACGGCGGCGCATTGCTTCTCGAACCTGCCGAAGCGGGCCATCAGGTTGTTATCGATGGTGATCTTGGCCCCATAGTCCTGGGTAAGCGGGCCCGGGGTGCGGTCGGTACAGGCCGCGGTGGAACCTTTGATGTTCGGGCAGCGGACCGCGCTGACAAGGCCGATGACGTTTACGCAAGAGGCGCCTCCGTCCAGGAAGGAATTCCCGGATACGACGTTGTTCCGGTTGTATCCATTCATGAAAATGCCGTTCCCGCCGATCTGATCAAAGGTGCACCCCTGCATGCGGATCCGTTCCGTGTTCAGCATATATACGGCCCCGGCCCGGACGATATGCCAATCGCTGTGCAGAAGCACTTCGTACGTCCCGCTGAATAAAGTCCGGTAGGTGTGGGTGAAGATCAAATTCTTGAACGTGATATCCGTAACCCTGTTCTGCCCATCTCCCACCAGGCGGATCAATTCATCCTGGGAGGCCATTTCCAGGCGGGCCTTCGCCAAATCGGTTCCCGCCGGAGGGTAGAAGTAGAGCTGGCCCGTGGCCTTGCGGTAGAACCATTCCCCGGGCGCGTCCAGCTCCTCGAAGATATTCTCCACCATGCGATAGGTCGCGTGCATGGTGTTGGCCTGGTTATTGTCGTTCACGTATTGCAGCGCCGGCGTACCATCGGCATTCTTGCCGGTGATGACGTAATCCAGGCCGCCCCATAGATTGACATGCAGGGCGCGCACGTACCCTGGCCCCTCCTCCGGTTTGGCCCACCGGGCCGCCCGCGTCGCGCCGATGGCATCGGCGGCATATCCCTGAAGTTGCTTGGTGGAATCGAAGTTCGGGTATCGGCACATGATTTGGCGTTTGCCGTCCAGGAAAAGCTGATCCACCTTGAGGCCCGCGCCGATGTTCACCACCATGATGGAACCGGTACCGGCTTTCCAGGTCAAGGTGTCGGGCAATTTGATCCCCCCGCTGATGACGGGTTTATCGTTCCCGAAAGCGGCGTAGGTAATGGCCGCGGAGGCGTTGCCCGAATTGGCGGGACCGAGCAGCAGCGGCGCGGAAAGGTAATAGGTGCCGGCGTGGAGGTAGATGGTGACCGGGCCCGCGGCCTTCGCCAGGTCGGCCTTATCCCGCGCGGCCGCCAGGGTCGCCAAGGGAGCGTCGGATGTCCCGGCCGCGGCATCATTGCCCGTGGGGGAAACATGGATTTCCGCGGCCTGGGTCCAGGCGGAGGCGAAAATCAAGATACCGAAGGAGCGCCGGAACCGTTTAATCATCGGAACCTCTCTTTCCCGTCTTCCAGTTCTTCGCGCGGGAGATTCCCTTGCATAAGTTGCGCATCGCTAAGCGCGTCCATGCGGGCATAGAACATGCGTCCTTCCTGCTCGATCCCGGGAAATCCGGATGCCTTCAACCGGAAAAGGGCGTCTTCGGCTTTGCCGTACCGTCCCTTGCTTTCTTCGTACCGGAATAATTTCCGCAACAAGTCCGGGGGCAATTGCCAATCCGACAGCTTCGTCGCCAAACCGGCCAGATCGGTTTCGGCCCAATCCGGGAAATCCTCCGGGTCGGCCGCGGCCGCTTCCGCCATTAGCCCGAAGGCAAGCGAATATTTCACCCTCGCGATCGGATTTCCGTCGGCTTGTCCGGCCTCGGATCGCTCGGCAAGTCCCGCGTCGATCAAGAGCACCTTCGCGAGATTGAGGCCCTTGACCGCATCGAAAACCCCGTCCTTACTCAACCGGGCGATGAGGTCGCGATCGGAAAAAGTAAGCATCAAGCCGGCATCATGGGAAAGCGTATCGCGATAGAAGATCTCTATCTCTTTGCGGGCTTCCTTGATCTCCCCGCGCTGGATGCGGGACATGATCTTCCCCACGAAGTTCGCGAACTCCTCGATCAGGCGCATGATGTAATCCTGCCCCTGCCCGCCTCCGGCCGTGGGAATAAAGGATTGCCTATCCATCCGCTACCCCCCTCGGCTCCCGAACGCTCTTCCGGCGCCGATCATGGCCCTATGCCCCGGCCGCGAAGGTCGCGCGCTCCGGGCGCCCCGGGCCCGAAGAAAAGCATTTCCCCATACGTTCCCGGATCCCGAAACCAAAATGCGCCGTTCCCGCCCGCGGATGCGCCTGCGCGCCCCGCGGCATCCCCACGGGCCAGGAAAGTAACGGATCCGATCAAATCGGCGGCCACCACGCGCTCATAAAGCAGCCTATGACCATGATTATTGGTATGGATCCCGTCCCCGGAATTGAAGGCCTGGATATAGTTTCCCTGGGAATCCCCCAGGCTGTCGTAGAAATTCAGGGCCCGGGGCGCGTATCGGGTCATGATGCGATCGCGCAGGGCGAGGATCTTGTTACGCCCCGTGGCATCGAGCGCGCGCGGGAGCGGCGTGGTGATCCACAGCGGAATGCCCGCGCTCTCCGCCATGGCATGCAAGGTATCGTAATTTGACTCATACTCCGAGGCGGGATAACCGTTGGCGATGTCGTTGGTACCCATGCACAGCAGTAGAACGCGGGGATGAAGGGCAAGGGCCTTGGTGATGTTATGCGCCGGGTCAGGCTGCGAGCGGCCGGAAGGGGAGACGTATCCGGTAGGCATCAATTGAAAGGTGGTGTACCCGCTCACCGCCAGATTGGTCAAGGTCCAGGCGGGATTGCGGCTTTGCAGGTAATGGGCATAGCGCCCCGCGAAGGAGCTATCATAGGTACTGGCGCCGGTACCGGAGGCCGTGGAAGCTCCCAGGAGGACGATGGTCCGTTCCTGGGCGAAAGCGCCTGCGAGGCAGGCCAGGAGGAATCCGCTGACGAATGCCGCTCTTCCCATGTCGTATCCCCCAGGGTTAAATATACCTCGACTCCCAATCGTACATACGATTACTAACGATGCGGCTATCCTATCGATGTCCAAATCCGTCCTCGCCCGTTCGTCATTAGGTAGGCTTGCTAAGCCTGACCGGCAAAACCGGCTTAAATTTCCCAAAGAGGAGTTCTTATGAAAGAGTATATGTTCCTGTTTCGCGGCCCCCGCAACGATCACAATAAAGTCCTGGACACTCCTGAGAAGTGGCAGGTGCATATGCAGAAATGGGCTGCCTGGATGGGCGAGCTCGCCAAGCAGGGGAAACTCGTTTCCGCCCAACCGTTGGAAACCGATTCCGGCAGGTTGGTGAAACCCGGAAAGCAGCCCGCCACCGACGGGCCCTTTATCGAAGGCAAGGATCTGATCGTGGGCGGCTACCTTATTTGCAAGGCGGAAAGTTATGAGGAAGCCGTGGCCATTTCCCGGGGTTGCCCCTCCCTGCAGGACTTCGATTCCGCTTTTGTGGAGGTACGCGTCGTCCAGGAATTGAAGCCCTGATGGAACTCCCCGTGGCCGCCCGGCTTTTCCGCCAAGAAGCGGGAAAGATGGTGGCCATCCTGACCCGCATCCTGGGCACCCAGAACCTGGAAATCGCCGAGGATGCGGTGCAGGAAACCCTGCTGCAAGCCATGGAGACTTGGGCCAGGGACGGGATTCCCGACAATCCTCCCGCCTGGCTCTATCGCGTGGCCCGGAACAAGGCCATCGACGTACTTCGCCGGCAACGGCACTCGGTCGCCTTCGATTTCGGCGACGGCGATCGCATCCTCCTCCATTCCGAATACACGCTGACGACCACCCTGGATACCCTCTGGAGCGAAAGTTCGGTCGAGGACGATATGCTGGGAATGATGTTCGCGTGCTGCCATCCAGGCTTGGGAGAGGAAAGCACCATGGCCCTGATCCTCAAGACCCTGTGCGGGTTCAGTACCGCCGAGATCGCCCAAGCCTTCCTCGCCTCCGAGGACACCATCAGCAAGCGCTTGTACCGAGCCAAGGAGTTCTTCCGCAAAGAGAAGATCCGCCCGGCCCTTCCGCCCGACCACGAACTGAAGCACCGTCTGGGCGCGGTCCTCCACTCCGTCTACTTGCTTTTCAACGAAGGTTATCTCTCCGGCAGCCACGATCATCCCATCCGGAAGGATCTGCTTGCCGAAGCCATCGGGCTGGGGAAATTGCTGGCCGACAATCCCCATACCGGGGATCCGCGCGCTTGCGCCCTCATGGCCTTGATGTGCTTCCATTCTTCCCGCAGCGCGAGCCGCATGACGCCGCAAGGCGATTTGGTGCTCTTGCCCCTCCAGGACCGCGCGTTGTGGGATGCCCGCCTTATTTCCGAAGGCTGCGACTACCTGGATCGTTCCGCCACGGGCGAAACCATGACCGCCTATCACCTGGAGGCGGCCATCGCCTACGAGCATTGCCGGGCGCCTACTTTCGCCGACACCGATTGGGTCCGCATCCTCCACTATTACCAATGGCTCTGCCGCATCGCCCCATCCCCGATGGCCGAGCTCAACCGCGTAGCGGTCCTTCTGCAGGCCGAGGGCCCGGCCGAAGCCCTGAGGGAACTCCAGGGTCTTCCGGATCAAGACGGCTTGCGCGGCCTACCGCTCTACCATGCCTTGCTCGGGGAGATCCATCTAGGCCTCGGGAACCGGCAGCAGGCGAGGTCGGGATACGAGACCGCGGCAGGGATGACCCAAAGCGAAGCGGGGCGCAAGGTGCTGGGGGAGAAGGCGCGGGCGGCCGGTCGGGTTGCATAGGGAGCGATTCGTTTCGCTTCCCCGACCGGCTGTTTGCCCGACTCCGTATTGCCACTATACTGGATATAGCGTATATTCAGTAAGTGAGTTATTCTATTTCCGTTTCCAAGGCGATCCTCGTGGTTATTTTCATTTCCGACAAGATCCGCCAACGCATGTTCGATTTCATTTCGGCGCAAATGATCTCCAAGGTGCTGAACATCCCGAAGCCGACCTTGGTGAAAATCCTCCGGAACCTGACGCATGCGGGAATCATCGAAACCAAGGAGGGGAAAAATGGGGGCATAAGGATCGCGAAACCTATCGGCAAGATCACTATCCTCGACGTATTCAACGCCATGGAACAGGAAAAGCCGCTTTTCCAGACCACTTTCAATATCGCTGCGGAAGGCAAGCGCCCAAGCAACGCCCAGAAATCCGTTGCCAACTTATTGGAGGCCTCCGAGAAGCAGATGAAACTCGCCTTGGCGAAAAAAACCATCCAGGACATCCTCGAAGAACTGGACGGATAGGGTTTTTTTGGTTCTATCTATATCTATTTAAGATTTAGTATGTATTGTATATAAAGAAAGGAATATGCGCATGCACTTATTACTCAGGCACTTATTACTCAGGCACTTGGCTCTACTCGCCCTGGTCGCATCGTCCGCGGCCCGCCCATCCGCGCATGCGGCGGAGGCCGCGTCCCCGGCCTTCGCTGTGGAAATCGACCCGGCTACGCTGGCCTTCGCGGGTTACGGCATCCATATAAGGTTCGCCCCAAAGCGGTTGCCCGGCGTGACAACGGGAGTCGGCGCATACGCCATGGATTTCCCGGATTTCCTGGTGGCGATGAATCCGGAAAACGCGGATGAAGGATGGAAGGCGCGTTTGGACATGGGACTGGGCCTATTCTCGGAGTACCATTTCACGGCAATCAACCAGGGCTGGTTCGCGGGCACGCAGGCCGGCATCCAACGGTTCGCGATCGAAAAACGGTCCGTAGCCGGTACGGCGCGTTTCACCAATCTGCTCTTGATGGGTTATGGAGGTTACGCCTGGCGCGTTTTCGATTCCGGCTTCTACGTGAAGCCGTGGGCCGGCATCGGCTATACCTCAACGCTCTCAGGGAAAACCGTAATCGGAGGCGCACGCTATGATGTGCTTCCGATAACCGGTATCGCCACCCTGCATCTGGGTTACATGTTTTAACGCGGGCTTTGCGACTCCGGCCGGATGATGAATCCGGCCACCTGGGTCGCGAGTTCGATGGCCGAGGGCCAATCCAACGTAGGCTTGTTGATTTGCAGAGAGATAATCCCGTGAATACCGGTCCATAGAAGCAGCGCCAGGCGTTGAGGATCTTCCGATACTCCTTTCGAAACCCTTTTCCTCAGGATCTCGGAAATCAGTTCTACCGAACGGTCTTGCATGGGACGGCCGAAGGTGGCCGCCCTCGGGTCATTCAAGCGAAGGATCACGCGGCCTTCGTACATAACCTTGTAGTGGCCGGGGCGTTCGAGCCCGAATCGAACGAGCGCCAATGAGCCGGCCAATAGCCTTTCCCAAGCGCCGCCGCCGGCTTTCGCCGCCTCTTCCTCGGCGTGCATCCGGATCGCGATTTGCTCGGCAAAAAGCCTTTCGAGCACCGCTAGGCGCAGCTCATTGAGGTCGGAAAAATGGAGGTAGATCGAGGGGGCTGCGACCCTCGCTTCTTTAGCGACCGCCCTAAGCGAAAACAGTCCGTTGGACTCATTGTCCGCGAGAATTCTGATGGCGGCCTCGATGAGATCGCTGCGCAACTGATCGCCCTGTCCGCGGGCGTATTTCTGTCGCGGCTTTTGCTTTTGTTTCACGACCTTAGTCATTCATCTCCGCCCTATAGGATTTCGTTCCCCTTCGGACACGGTCCCCGAGCATCGGAAATATACTTGCCGCCATAGCCTAACATGTGTATACTTACGGTTGTTAGGCTATGTTGGCCGCCACGAAAGGGGAAACCGATGGGAACCGAAGCAAAGCCGGGGGGAACGTTCACCTTCAAGGGAACTTCGCTGACGGTGAATCGAATCGGATTCGGTGGCATGTCGCTCGCGGGCCCCATGGCATTCGGTCCGGCCAAAGACAAGAATGCCGTCTTGAGCGTCTTGAAAGAGGCGATCGGGCTCGGGGTAAACCATATCGATACCAGCGATTATTACGGCCCGCACATCGCGAACCGAACCATAAAAGAAGCGCTCTACCCCTACCCCGAAAACCTGGTCATCACCACGAAAGTGGGTGTCAAAAGAACGTCCGATAAGGGTTGGCCGAAAGCGCTTTCCGAAAGCGATCTGACCCGGGCCATCGAAGACAACCTCCGAAACCTGGATCGCGGTTTCATGGAGATCGTCAATCTGCGGGTGGGTGAAGCCATGGGCACGAACAAGGCTTCCATCGCCGAACCCCTAGGTGTCCTCGTGAAGCTCAAAAACAAAGGCCTTATCAAGAACATCGGGCTGAGCAACATCAGCCGCGAGCAATACGTGGAATCGAAGGGCATTACGGAAATCGTATGCGTGCAGAACCATTACAATATGGCCCTGAGAAACGAAGACGCCATGGTAGATGAACTCAACGCTGAGGGAATCGCGTTCGTTCCGTTTTTCCCGCTCGGCGGGTTCCGCCCTCTGCAATCGGAAATCTTGGATAAAGCGGCGGCCACGCTGGGTGCGACAGCCCAACAAGTAGCGCTCGCGTGGCTACTGCAACGCTCCCCGAACATCCTATTGATCCCGGGTACTTCATCGGTCGGGCACCTGAGGGAGAACGTCAAGGCGGGATCATTGAAACTTCCCGCAGAGGTAGTGGAAGAACTGAACCAAGTCGGAAAGCGATAACCGCGGCTGAAAAATCGCGGCATTCCGAAAACGAAACCAGGAGAAGACGCATGATGCCATTCGAAGCGAACGCCGATAAACCCGCCATCGTCCTGATCCATGGGGCCTGGGCGGATGGGTCGTGCTGGCAGGAGGTGATCCCCATCCTCCAGAAGTCGGGTTACCAGGTCGTTGCCGCGCAACTGCCCCTCGCGAATTTCGCCGAGGATATCGCTTTCGCGAAAAGGGTTATCGAGGGCCAAAAAGGCCCGGTGGTCGTGGTCGGCCATTCCTATGGCGGAGCCATCATGACCGAAGCGGCTGCGAAAAACCCCATGGTAAAAGCTCTGGTCTTCATCGCCGCTTTTTCCCCCGACGTCGGTGAATCCCTCCAATCCTTGCAAGCGGGATTCGCCCACATGCCCATCGGCGAGGCCATAGTTCCGGCGGCGGCAGGCTTCCTGTATCTCGATCCGGCGAAGTTCCATCCTGTTATGGCGCATGACCTTCCGGACAACCAAGCGGCGGTCCTGGCTGCCGTGCAAAGACCACTTTTCGGGGCGTCTTTCGTAACTCCCATTAATGTAGCGGCATGGAAAACCATCCCTAGCTGGTTCCTAATCTCGACCGAGGATCGCGCGATCGATCCCGATCAGCAGCGAGCGGTACGGAGCCAAACGGATGGGCGCGCAGGTCATGGAGATCAACGCCAGCCATCTTTCAATGCTTTCCAAACCCAAGGAGGTTTCCGAAATCATCGAGGCAGCGGCGGATTGGGGGGAAACCGAAAGCCCTCGGCCGTAAGACCAAGG encodes:
- a CDS encoding SGNH/GDSL hydrolase family protein, translated to MGRAAFVSGFLLACLAGAFAQERTIVLLGASTASGTGASTYDSSFAGRYAHYLQSRNPAWTLTNLAVSGYTTFQLMPTGYVSPSGRSQPDPAHNITKALALHPRVLLLCMGTNDIANGYPASEYESNYDTLHAMAESAGIPLWITTPLPRALDATGRNKILALRDRIMTRYAPRALNFYDSLGDSQGNYIQAFNSGDGIHTNNHGHRLLYERVVAADLIGSVTFLARGDAAGRAGASAGGNGAFWFRDPGTYGEMLFFGPGAPGARDLRGRGIGP
- a CDS encoding WHG domain-containing protein codes for the protein MTKVVKQKQKPRQKYARGQGDQLRSDLIEAAIRILADNESNGLFSLRAVAKEARVAAPSIYLHFSDLNELRLAVLERLFAEQIAIRMHAEEEAAKAGGGAWERLLAGSLALVRFGLERPGHYKVMYEGRVILRLNDPRAATFGRPMQDRSVELISEILRKRVSKGVSEDPQRLALLLWTGIHGIISLQINKPTLDWPSAIELATQVAGFIIRPESQSPR
- a CDS encoding oxidoreductase, translating into MGTEAKPGGTFTFKGTSLTVNRIGFGGMSLAGPMAFGPAKDKNAVLSVLKEAIGLGVNHIDTSDYYGPHIANRTIKEALYPYPENLVITTKVGVKRTSDKGWPKALSESDLTRAIEDNLRNLDRGFMEIVNLRVGEAMGTNKASIAEPLGVLVKLKNKGLIKNIGLSNISREQYVESKGITEIVCVQNHYNMALRNEDAMVDELNAEGIAFVPFFPLGGFRPLQSEILDKAAATLGATAQQVALAWLLQRSPNILLIPGTSSVGHLRENVKAGSLKLPAEVVEELNQVGKR
- a CDS encoding alpha/beta hydrolase; protein product: MMPFEANADKPAIVLIHGAWADGSCWQEVIPILQKSGYQVVAAQLPLANFAEDIAFAKRVIEGQKGPVVVVGHSYGGAIMTEAAAKNPMVKALVFIAAFSPDVGESLQSLQAGFAHMPIGEAIVPAAAGFLYLDPAKFHPVMAHDLPDNQAAVLAAVQRPLFGASFVTPINVAAWKTIPSWFLISTEDRAIDPDQQRAVRSQTDGRAGHGDQRQPSFNAFQTQGGFRNHRGSGGLGGNRKPSAVRPRAFWWRLGDGPSWRRDLVHLFDFRKLVCQAPGIAAIGAGAITPGDRPFFAHRGFAHEPVEDRPALVILQAEGTVRPAHRVINDGRLRRR
- a CDS encoding Rrf2 family transcriptional regulator, yielding MSYSISVSKAILVVIFISDKIRQRMFDFISAQMISKVLNIPKPTLVKILRNLTHAGIIETKEGKNGGIRIAKPIGKITILDVFNAMEQEKPLFQTTFNIAAEGKRPSNAQKSVANLLEASEKQMKLALAKKTIQDILEELDG
- a CDS encoding sigma-70 family RNA polymerase sigma factor, with protein sequence MELPVAARLFRQEAGKMVAILTRILGTQNLEIAEDAVQETLLQAMETWARDGIPDNPPAWLYRVARNKAIDVLRRQRHSVAFDFGDGDRILLHSEYTLTTTLDTLWSESSVEDDMLGMMFACCHPGLGEESTMALILKTLCGFSTAEIAQAFLASEDTISKRLYRAKEFFRKEKIRPALPPDHELKHRLGAVLHSVYLLFNEGYLSGSHDHPIRKDLLAEAIGLGKLLADNPHTGDPRACALMALMCFHSSRSASRMTPQGDLVLLPLQDRALWDARLISEGCDYLDRSATGETMTAYHLEAAIAYEHCRAPTFADTDWVRILHYYQWLCRIAPSPMAELNRVAVLLQAEGPAEALRELQGLPDQDGLRGLPLYHALLGEIHLGLGNRQQARSGYETAAGMTQSEAGRKVLGEKARAAGRVA
- a CDS encoding RNA polymerase sigma factor RpoD/SigA, with the translated sequence MEKPSAEAIKPRRSGTEPRLRFLGQETGLTLYLREIGKTRTLNLAEEAALARRIRAGEPQALTDLVTANLKFVVSVCRNYRHYGLPMTDLINEGNLGLIRAAERFDERQNCKFISYAVWWVRQAILQSLAEKSRTIPIPLSRFGAFQRMTRTAARLEQELGRAVHLAEVAERLSVDESDLAEYHSLGVQPLSLESPHGDAGKSEPWLADYGAYSAERGLEEESANREIRSVLGTLDQREEAILKLFFGIGKGSEQTLEEIGARFNLSRERVRQIKDKALERLRHPIRARRLREFL
- a CDS encoding right-handed parallel beta-helix repeat-containing protein, with translation MIKRFRRSFGILIFASAWTQAAEIHVSPTGNDAAAGTSDAPLATLAAARDKADLAKAAGPVTIYLHAGTYYLSAPLLLGPANSGNASAAITYAAFGNDKPVISGGIKLPDTLTWKAGTGSIMVVNIGAGLKVDQLFLDGKRQIMCRYPNFDSTKQLQGYAADAIGATRAARWAKPEEGPGYVRALHVNLWGGLDYVITGKNADGTPALQYVNDNNQANTMHATYRMVENIFEELDAPGEWFYRKATGQLYFYPPAGTDLAKARLEMASQDELIRLVGDGQNRVTDITFKNLIFTHTYRTLFSGTYEVLLHSDWHIVRAGAVYMLNTERIRMQGCTFDQIGGNGIFMNGYNRNNVVSGNSFLDGGASCVNVIGLVSAVRCPNIKGSTAACTDRTPGPLTQDYGAKITIDNNLMARFGRFEKQCAAVNLGITEEDSVRHNTIHDCPRAGININTGCFGGHEIAHNWIYNSVLETSDHGPFNSWGRDRNLTFQDDTSATTLDAWKQTVIHDNRFETKAGNYGIDLDDQSSNYLQYNNLLFGGGLKMQWHRYNIYTNNILVGQAVVQMHGIWTGSQDVMTHNIFTSTTPYNIGFYATGANTPQSVRGSVKIIDSNCIAANGHITSSDGNYTFPQWTTAGLDVHSVFADAQFSDVNKQWTGYEPKGDYSVKAGSPCLAIGFKNFPMDSFGKLAASTDAVRDPRRQGSGGRTEGRFALRYAGGVLVISHAGDYLARITDLHGAVVALGESKTGADLRLVTQGIVPGMYLVWVRWQGRTESRLILLD